The DNA region GAGCTTGAGACACGATTTTACATAATTGCCGCGCATAAAGAGTAGCTAAAGACCAGTCAAGGCGGGACAATTCgcccaatctgattaaattgtctgaTCAACTCGGGTCGTGTGAACGCAAATATAAAATTGGCTCGCCGATTCCACTTGATtcgattgtaaaaaaaatacttataaatttataaattaataaaattaaaattgaaattattcaCCAGTCTGTTTACCCTGACCATCGGAGACACACACTGAATTAACTGCagatatttataaaacaaataaaaccttaaaataaatgtcataaactaaaattaaaaactagatattacaactaaaattataaataaactaaTTGAATGCAGATTTATTGAAGCATATgcacttaaataaaaatgaaacacGAACAATATTCTGTATGTATTTTAATGACGTTAGTTCATGAACACAAAATATACTTACATGTAATATGCAACTGCATGATAATCGTTTACGAACCTAAACTTACAtttatatatctaaatattatcataacttcataatttaattaatgatGAGCATTTTGTATGACTAGCACACTGTCTTTTTTAGTTCTTAAATGTTTAATATGTTAATTGTTAAGCAATACCTAGATACTATTTACTTacgttattttaagtaaaatgtaaTCAATGGATAACTGTTATTGGCCATCTGTTATATAAGCATTTATATGTAAAACTTTTATTTACGGCTGTTGTTGTCCtaaatatcaataaataaaaaaaaataaaaaagtaaatgaCCAAATGGAGGCGCGGAAGAGAATGCCATTTTTCGACGCCAGTAAGCGCACTTGGGGGCATTTTTATGAATTCTTATAAAAGCATCCACATACTTATGAACACACAAGtacgtattaggtacctacttatttattcttTTTCAGCACTTACATAGCTGgtgacaaataaaacaaaatttacaaataaagaaaccTAATTATAAGATAAGTATTAAAAGTAGATGAAATGGTGGCCGTCAATAGAGCCAGTTTTCCTAtctttttatgttatttcttagCTTTATCAATGTAAAACAGTAAGTGCCGCGGAACTGAATCATTTCCTTGTTTACTTAATTATACCTATTGCAATCAGGTTTCTGGTTTTACACATATAAATAGCCTGCTTTATGAATTGAAAAATGAACTGCACATTTATTCCTACCTACGACTTGGTATCACGGCTATAAGAacgtagtacctacctatcttcTTAGTAAGTAGTTTGTCGTAAGAATAGAATGCCTGAAACACGACGCACATTTAAGACTATTAAAGTGTTTGACTTGAATATAATAGGTGGTACTCACGCAAGTCATTGATGAAGAAATTCCAATACATTTTGAAGTCCCCGACATATCCCTGTGTTCTGATCAGCCTGTTCAGATGGTAAAACGACACAGCGACATCGCGCGGGTCACGGGCGACATACACCATTCGACCTTTGTCCAACAGCGTGGGAGGGAGAAGAGATATCGGTAGATGAGTCTTGATGAAGCGCTGCGAGGTGTTTGCCGCCAATTGTTCTGTTCCAGGTTGGGAGACCAGCTCCAGCAGGCGAAGCTTCTCAGAACTGTGGCTGTTCTCTTCGTGGAATCGCGCTTTCATCACCGGGTGGACAAATATTGAGAACCTGGAAACGATAACGAGTTTAGTTTACTgagggtcagttgcaccaaccacagttaACATACTAATCAACGTCACGCAGCAGAGTtttatgaaacttcccatactaTAAAGTTTTGCGAAAGCTTTTTAACGGGTTGTTGTAGGTATGCTCTAAGTTAAACGGTCGGACAGAAGGTGCACCAAGCACTGTCACTTACAAACTTGACAAGGGCCTAGTGCACCTAGCTGGTGAGTATTGGTGGTAGTGATAtacgaatttaaaaaaattgtctaCATTGACTTACACTTAATTCTAGCTAGATAAATACCTATGTGACATTATCTGTGGCATGCACTTACTCTAGAAACGGGTATCTCTCGGTGAGGGGAATCGCGTCGGATTTCTCATAGTCCAAATCGTTTGCAACCATCCAGACCAGTTCTTGCGTCCAAGTGGTACCTGGGGCGAGTACggatacttaaataatgtatacttatgtatattttagttaAGTATGACTCCATTCGGCAGAAatcatataaaacattaaaaaccaGCAGAAGTGAATACATAAGTCgtcaattgttattttaattaattcctACAATAATTGAAAAGCCTCAGGTTTTCAGAATGGTATaaagtacctaaatacctaGTGGTAGTCAGATAATTCTActtgtgtttatttattttctcgtgattaaaaaaacattgtacctcatctttttaatttaattaggtaGTAGTTACCGAAGATTCCTAGAggccatccattaattacgtcacacgtttaggggtgggagggggtcaagaaaatgtgacatgggggaggggggagtaggtaattttcgttactaattggttttgtgttatacagttactaatatttcttttaaaatattttttattaaaaaaataatgctgagttatactgcgtcaagcaaatcttgtcagtagcaaacggcggcaaatttgaaaaatcgcgggttagcaacactgtgttcgaataattcgaaaatcgcgtgtcatctttgttttatctgtggaatgtggatcgcgattgacagccatcatctttgtttacattctgaatcgattctatttccagagatatttctgctgtgtcgccattaaataccaatatattaaataaaattgtgcttaatcaaagataaggtgcctacaatgcctacagttccaagatataaatctaataaaatattaaaatccaataggacatctacctgctgaagcaatgattttattcattacattcttgtttaacggcatattccacttctaattttattttgagatcttcaaattcaccacacaccgcttttaaattgtccgtccataccatttaaatgccatttaataacaatttcaaacattttcaatagagaatccacgagtgacaatttgaattgacgtacgtaacagggcgcgctcagcggaaaaaaaagttttggtacgatgtacattgtacattgctgcttttcttagcgcaatactactctttgagtgttgccctactttagtttgctttacattgctactgacaagatttgcttgacgcactatagtattgccgatttcgttgaaaacaaaattgcctaaaatgtgacgtcacacctggtggggagggatttgcaaaatgtgaccaagtgtgacgaggaggggggaggggtcaaaaaacctagaaattcatgtgacgtaattaatggatgatcccctACAATGGAAAATCGATAGAATTAGGTATACTTGTTGATAGTTTTGCGTGTCCTTATTAAGTTTATCGAGATTACAGGGCAGGCCTGCTTCCAGCATAGGCATCATAGGTCACCTGATCGGGGGTAACTGGCCACGAAGATGTCGCTGGGGCGCACCTCCATGGTGTAGATGTTGAGCGCCTCTTGCTTGTACTTGTCCGGGAGAAAGTAGCCTTTTGGGCCCACTCGCACGAAACCGGTGTGCTCGCCTGCGGACCAATTCGCTAATTAATTAATCGCAACTCTAATTTTATCAATTGACCCATGGCTTATAACATTTAAGGGGTCCTTCTGCAGACGTGTTGAAATGACACATATAATCACAACCGTACCTATTCTGCGGTGACTACACTGTCTACATATCGGTTAATAAACCTTTCGCAAAGCATGGCTTCAGAGTGAGCGTCAGGGTGACAGGACTCCAAGTTTTAGTACCTTTTTTGTAGCTATTTGGTACCTGACATCAAATATTTTGTACCCCACTTAAAATCGAGTGGTCAGCAGTTCTGACGTCAGGATGATAGTAGGACCTTCAGGCTACAAGTAAACCATAATTTTGTGTATGATCACAAGTTGAGCATGGTTGAGATGAGACATGAGTTCACATTCGAGATAAAGGAATTACCTACTAGGTGATGGCAGAATAAAATCAAAGTCATCATTATCTGATTTAAATCAACTTTTAAAGTTTAAAGTGAGAATAGACGTGTTTTAGAACTCAAGTATTACATTTCGCAGTTTATTAGGTGTAAGTATGCCTGCATACACTTAACTGCGAAATATGATGTTGTCGATGGCCGTCCGAAGAACTAAATAATTGCTGCAACGAACGCATATAGCCTTGATTTAAGTTGAGTACATTCTTGGCGGTGCACCTTTATGGCCAATCGTGCGTGCTATTTGGAGGTCATCAGTTATTAGTTTTTTAACAAACAACCtttatgttttatattttacttttatattcatattataaaaatacctaacctaagacgataaataaataaagaaaataactgTTAAATTGAAGCATCTATTCGCAAGGCACTTTAATTGTTGATACCTACAGGGGTTTGTTAGTTAGTATTACCTGTAACAA from Cydia fagiglandana chromosome 6, ilCydFagi1.1, whole genome shotgun sequence includes:
- the LOC134665429 gene encoding luciferin sulfotransferase-like, with product MDLQNNNKFPLEIRDVEPKLAAELMKYFTGEHTGFVRVGPKGYFLPDKYKQEALNIYTMEVRPSDIFVASYPRSGTTWTQELVWMVANDLDYEKSDAIPLTERYPFLEFSIFVHPVMKARFHEENSHSSEKLRLLELVSQPGTEQLAANTSQRFIKTHLPISLLPPTLLDKGRMVYVARDPRDVAVSFYHLNRLIRTQGYVGDFKMYWNFFINDLHHWTPYFEHLKEAWQKRHHPRMLFLFYEELTKDLPAAVRRVATFLDKQYSDEEIAKLCEHLSIDSFKNNKSVNYDVMKELGILIPGEQGFIRKGKAGGWRDYFDEEMTQQADQWIANNLKDSDFRFPHFSI